One stretch of Streptomyces sp. MMBL 11-1 DNA includes these proteins:
- a CDS encoding inositol monophosphatase family protein, which translates to MSPRHTLYDAATLHRFAEDAVDAGVEWLAGEGSGGLWTHRRFKSSGEEVTDADIEVERRMTRVLVDRTPDIPVVGEESASPGPVPGTCWLLDPIDGTMNFTRGAPGYAVSLACVVDGTPVLGVVHAPALGRRWTTGAGGAKAEGTRGSRSLSAAVVGLSGTGSGRPRSARLIGRLYDMAHRIRLQGAMSLDLVGVAEGWLDACVCLGPGPWDVAAGVALVRERGGAVLGAGGGAYTTQSPILAAGADPVARELIALWESLDS; encoded by the coding sequence GTGAGTCCCCGGCACACGCTGTATGACGCGGCCACCCTCCACCGCTTCGCCGAGGATGCCGTGGACGCCGGGGTGGAGTGGCTGGCCGGGGAGGGGTCGGGCGGGCTCTGGACGCACAGGCGGTTCAAGTCTTCGGGGGAGGAGGTCACCGATGCCGACATCGAGGTGGAGCGGCGGATGACCCGCGTTCTCGTGGACCGCACTCCGGATATCCCCGTCGTCGGGGAGGAATCGGCAAGCCCGGGCCCGGTACCCGGTACGTGCTGGCTGCTGGACCCCATCGACGGCACGATGAACTTCACCCGAGGAGCCCCCGGGTACGCCGTGTCGCTCGCCTGTGTGGTGGACGGGACGCCGGTGCTCGGTGTGGTGCACGCCCCCGCTCTCGGCCGACGCTGGACTACGGGCGCCGGTGGAGCGAAGGCCGAAGGTACGCGGGGCAGCCGCAGTCTCTCCGCGGCGGTGGTCGGCCTGTCGGGAACGGGGTCCGGCCGTCCACGCTCCGCCCGGCTCATCGGCCGGCTGTACGACATGGCCCACCGGATCAGACTGCAAGGTGCGATGAGCCTGGATCTGGTGGGGGTGGCGGAGGGCTGGCTGGACGCCTGCGTCTGCCTCGGCCCGGGCCCCTGGGACGTGGCGGCGGGCGTCGCCCTGGTGCGGGAGAGGGGCGGCGCGGTGCTGGGAGCGGGCGGGGGCGCCTACACCACGCAGTCCCCGATCCTGGCTGCGGGCGCCGATCCGGTCGCCCGTGAGCTCATTGCGCTCTGGGAGTCTCTCGACAGCTGA
- a CDS encoding DUF4145 domain-containing protein, whose product MTVNEGESLRLYKKALRYAESDPEVFLSTARRAAEAILLDLAMREAIGSKPTLESLLTVLTAKGVVPAKMVLAIRTIQNYGNFASHALDGSGDEISAEDVQPCLNALTQLAAWYGRTSSSFAESEGHEALAAVQNTAGTSRLADSTLIVVKALILGCGFDEVLARRNHRLVCVQLPWSDQLVREVAEGRLDLAIYNEQRLLSMIEEDGELGHRVASVGRLGHSMGGRNFYLLAARGGRWGGVTAEEFRADPAGAVIAVPRYSDMFANVLTAFSTDEAGLRERGVRILDVPHHLGLELFHLNRDVLAVGGQNLRMHARDEDDYFELLNSDMLPAPVQARLRSAAANVLIANRAWLSSIGFRPNDLFRELMRRFHDMGADADRLEATVDELIAHASFPLQSTRASRERLVRHVLFESYRLGDP is encoded by the coding sequence GTGACGGTCAACGAGGGCGAGTCTCTCCGGCTCTACAAGAAGGCCCTGCGCTATGCCGAATCGGATCCCGAGGTTTTCCTCAGCACGGCACGGCGTGCGGCGGAGGCGATCCTCCTGGACCTGGCCATGAGGGAAGCCATCGGATCCAAGCCGACGCTCGAATCCCTGCTCACGGTCCTCACGGCCAAAGGGGTCGTACCGGCCAAGATGGTGCTCGCCATCCGCACGATCCAGAATTACGGCAACTTCGCCAGCCACGCCCTCGACGGCTCGGGCGACGAGATCTCCGCCGAGGACGTACAGCCCTGTCTCAACGCCCTGACGCAACTGGCGGCCTGGTACGGGCGGACCAGTTCGTCGTTCGCCGAGAGCGAGGGGCATGAGGCGCTGGCCGCCGTGCAGAACACGGCCGGGACGAGCCGCCTGGCCGATTCCACGCTGATCGTGGTGAAGGCGCTGATTCTGGGATGTGGCTTCGACGAGGTGCTGGCCCGACGCAACCACCGCCTGGTGTGTGTACAGCTTCCGTGGTCGGACCAGTTGGTCAGGGAGGTCGCGGAGGGGCGACTGGACCTGGCGATCTACAACGAGCAACGGCTCCTGAGCATGATCGAGGAGGATGGGGAGCTGGGGCACCGGGTGGCCTCCGTGGGCCGCCTCGGCCACTCGATGGGGGGCCGGAACTTCTATCTTCTCGCTGCGCGAGGTGGACGCTGGGGCGGCGTGACAGCGGAGGAATTCCGTGCCGACCCGGCAGGCGCGGTCATCGCCGTACCCAGGTACAGCGACATGTTCGCCAACGTCCTCACCGCCTTCTCCACGGACGAGGCCGGGCTACGGGAGAGAGGGGTACGGATCCTCGACGTGCCGCATCACCTCGGTCTTGAACTCTTCCATCTGAACCGGGACGTCCTGGCCGTCGGCGGACAGAACCTCCGGATGCATGCCCGGGACGAGGACGACTACTTCGAGCTGCTGAACTCCGACATGCTTCCGGCCCCGGTCCAGGCACGGTTACGGTCGGCCGCCGCCAATGTACTCATCGCGAACCGCGCCTGGCTGTCGTCGATCGGTTTCCGGCCGAACGACCTTTTCCGTGAACTGATGCGCCGTTTCCACGACATGGGTGCCGACGCCGACCGCTTGGAGGCCACCGTCGATGAGTTGATCGCACACGCCTCCTTCCCTCTCCAGAGCACCCGGGCCAGCCGGGAGCGGCTGGTGCGCCACGTCCTGTTCGAGAGCTACCGTCTGGGAGACCCGTGA
- a CDS encoding ADP-ribosylglycohydrolase family protein, with protein sequence MSTGTTAVWGRAEQQDFRSRVRGALLGGAVGDALGAGVSGLVLEEIRAAHGVEGVTDYVPAHGRRGAVTALTQLTLFTVDGLIRAQVRRDTGAWHPPTDVHRAHLRWAATQHDWGPDERREDNGWLAAEEWLYARRAPARECLGGFGDPVMGTLDRPKNPTARDAGALTRSAPFGLLVGWEPGLVLQLAVECAAQSHGHPAAQLAAGAFAVLVHGLARGESLDGAVQNVLALLAERPGHEPVTEALRQALGSVRQGIPGPALIEALGASDAAEEVLAVAVYCALVSEDVRHGLRLAVNHSGPSRATGAVCGALLGVLHGETALPPAWLAELEGRGTLLELADDFAMEMTQGPALHSPTAVAPGWLARYPRG encoded by the coding sequence GTGAGCACAGGGACCACGGCGGTCTGGGGCCGGGCCGAACAGCAGGACTTCCGCAGCCGGGTCCGCGGGGCGCTGCTCGGCGGGGCTGTCGGGGACGCGCTCGGGGCCGGGGTCAGCGGGCTCGTGCTGGAGGAGATCCGCGCCGCCCACGGGGTCGAGGGAGTCACCGACTACGTCCCCGCGCACGGCAGGCGCGGTGCCGTCACCGCCCTCACCCAGCTCACCCTGTTCACCGTCGACGGGCTGATCCGCGCCCAGGTCCGCCGTGACACCGGGGCCTGGCACCCGCCCACCGATGTGCACCGGGCCCATCTGCGCTGGGCCGCCACCCAGCACGACTGGGGGCCGGACGAACGGCGCGAGGACAACGGCTGGCTGGCCGCCGAGGAGTGGCTCTACGCCCGCCGCGCCCCGGCCCGGGAATGCCTGGGCGGTTTCGGCGACCCCGTCATGGGCACCCTCGACCGGCCGAAGAACCCCACCGCCCGGGACGCGGGCGCGCTCACCCGGTCCGCGCCGTTCGGGCTTCTCGTGGGCTGGGAGCCGGGGCTCGTGCTCCAGCTGGCCGTCGAGTGCGCGGCCCAGTCCCACGGCCACCCCGCCGCTCAGCTGGCCGCCGGAGCCTTCGCCGTACTCGTGCACGGGCTGGCGCGGGGCGAGAGCCTGGACGGGGCCGTACAGAACGTGCTGGCGCTGCTCGCCGAACGCCCCGGCCACGAGCCGGTGACCGAGGCCCTGCGGCAGGCCCTCGGCTCGGTGCGGCAGGGCATTCCCGGGCCGGCCCTGATCGAGGCGCTGGGTGCGAGCGACGCTGCCGAGGAGGTCCTCGCCGTGGCCGTGTACTGCGCGCTGGTCAGCGAGGACGTCCGGCACGGGCTGCGGCTCGCGGTGAACCACAGCGGCCCCTCCCGTGCCACCGGGGCGGTCTGCGGGGCGCTGCTCGGGGTGTTGCACGGCGAGACCGCGCTGCCGCCGGCCTGGCTCGCGGAGCTGGAGGGGCGGGGCACGCTCCTCGAACTGGCCGACGACTTCGCGATGGAGATGACCCAGGGCCCCGCCCTGCACAGCCCGACGGCCGTCGCCCCGGGCTGGCTGGCCCGCTACCCGCGCGGCTGA
- a CDS encoding carbohydrate kinase family protein, which translates to MTGEKRVLVLGGTNFDIIVQAEDFPQEHEKVRGEACAARPGGSAANTALGLARQGCEVRLASAVGDDALGRLCLDDLRDGGVDTALMRVDTSLRTSMAIVISSGTGKRMMTFAGADREQAFRAVTEADVVGVDHVHVVGVPTPELGRVVGLARRTGRTVSVEWNGRDMSELAEGPGLNLMNTDEAGRLPRALPGDAAGTALRYAERLSGEVILTQGAEGALWAAPSGALVREPTTAVEPVDRTGGGDAFNAGVIAGWLFGEPPSVCMRRGLDAALHVITKIGAHP; encoded by the coding sequence GTGACCGGCGAGAAACGTGTCCTGGTACTGGGCGGGACCAATTTCGACATCATCGTGCAGGCGGAGGACTTCCCTCAGGAGCACGAGAAGGTCCGGGGCGAGGCCTGCGCGGCGCGTCCCGGTGGGTCGGCGGCGAACACGGCGCTGGGGCTGGCCCGTCAGGGCTGCGAGGTGAGGCTGGCGTCAGCGGTGGGGGACGATGCGCTGGGCCGCCTGTGCCTGGACGATCTGCGGGACGGAGGAGTGGACACGGCGCTGATGCGCGTGGACACCTCCTTGCGGACAAGTATGGCCATCGTGATCTCGTCCGGGACCGGAAAACGGATGATGACGTTTGCCGGTGCCGACCGCGAGCAGGCGTTCCGAGCAGTGACGGAGGCGGACGTGGTGGGCGTGGACCATGTCCACGTCGTTGGAGTGCCCACGCCCGAGCTCGGCCGTGTCGTGGGTCTCGCACGCCGGACCGGCCGTACCGTCTCCGTCGAATGGAACGGCAGGGACATGAGCGAACTGGCGGAGGGGCCGGGGCTGAACCTGATGAACACCGACGAGGCGGGCCGGCTTCCCCGTGCCCTGCCGGGGGACGCCGCCGGTACCGCCCTGCGCTACGCGGAGCGGCTGTCGGGAGAGGTGATTCTGACGCAGGGTGCCGAGGGCGCCCTCTGGGCCGCACCATCCGGTGCGCTGGTGCGCGAACCGACGACGGCCGTGGAGCCCGTGGACCGTACCGGGGGCGGTGACGCCTTCAACGCCGGGGTCATCGCCGGCTGGCTGTTCGGCGAGCCGCCGTCCGTATGCATGCGCAGAGGCCTTGATGCCGCGTTGCACGTGATCACAAAGATAGGAGCTCATCCATGA
- a CDS encoding 2'-5' RNA ligase family protein codes for MTRWLGVALLPRADHTRAAILLQESLGGDVPLQPPLSEDGNLPHLTVFQGPFEDDLDPERELARIGASVSLPGQLSLASVGIVYQPTGWLFMAVERPALLEKVQEVVLDGLAPRLDRQAFDTSKDTSRFTESERVSFARYGYRYTGDAYAPHITLGRTDEATALELVRTAPERTRVPEEWTFDRLSFYTMGEHGAHAEKLAERPVAAL; via the coding sequence ATGACCAGGTGGCTCGGCGTCGCCCTGCTTCCCCGCGCGGACCACACACGCGCTGCCATCCTGCTGCAAGAGAGTCTGGGCGGTGACGTCCCGCTGCAACCGCCACTGAGCGAGGACGGCAACCTGCCCCATCTGACCGTTTTCCAGGGACCTTTCGAAGACGATCTGGACCCCGAGCGGGAACTGGCGAGGATCGGAGCGTCCGTGAGCCTGCCCGGGCAGCTGTCGCTCGCGTCCGTCGGCATCGTGTACCAGCCGACCGGCTGGCTGTTCATGGCCGTCGAACGGCCCGCGCTGCTGGAGAAGGTCCAGGAAGTCGTCCTCGACGGACTTGCCCCCCGCCTCGACCGGCAGGCGTTCGACACCTCGAAGGACACCTCCAGGTTCACGGAGTCCGAACGTGTCAGCTTCGCCCGGTACGGCTACCGCTACACCGGCGACGCCTACGCACCCCACATCACCCTCGGGCGGACCGACGAGGCCACCGCGCTCGAACTCGTACGGACCGCACCGGAGCGCACCCGCGTGCCCGAGGAGTGGACCTTCGACCGGCTCAGCTTCTACACGATGGGAGAGCACGGCGCCCATGCGGAGAAGTTGGCAGAGCGACCGGTCGCCGCCCTGTGA